The Comamonas sp. lk genome contains the following window.
ATTTTGACAAAGGGCGCGCAATCTTCCTTGTCCGGCGGCGCGTCCATGACGATCAGGCTTTCGCCGCCCACGCCATCAAGGCGCAGATAGCGGCGAAAGCTGGCATCGGCCGAAGCGGGACGCAGGGTTTCAGGGCGCAGCTGGTGGCTGGCGGCCAGGGGGGCCAGCCAGGCATCGAAGGCTGCATGGCGGTCTGCGTCAGCCCAGACAACGGCGGAGGTGGAGGTGATTGAAGCGGTCATGGATAATCGGATTTTACAAACCGATGCCATAGCACCTGAAGTCAGAGGTGCTAGGCTCTGTAGTTTTCCCCATCGTCTGCCTGCGCGCGCGCGCTTTTGATCACCGTGCCCTCCCCATCCAACCCGCGAGATTCTTTGCCAGCCCAGCCGCACAGCCCCCGCCGGGCCGCTATGGCACGGCCGGTCATCCGCCCCCTGGCCTGGGCCGTGGCTCTGGCCTGGTCGGGTGCGGGCATGTCGGCCTACGCGCAAGAGGCCGCGCCTTCGGCCCAGCCCCCGCAAGTCAGCCAGGTCACGAAAGCTCCAGCAGCGCCAAGCACGGCGTCCGATGGCCTGGCCCCGCTGGAGCTCAAGTCCAGCAATCTGCTGCAGGAGACCTACTCCAAAGAGGTGCAGGACCAGCAGCCCACCTACATCAAAGGCGATGCGCTCTCGGGCCAGCCCGATATCAAGGCATCCGTCACCGGCGAGGCCGAAATTCGCCGTGGCGACACCATGATCCGCGCCGAGCGCCTGGACTATGCCGTGCCCGATGACCGAGTCAACGCCGTGGGCTCCGTACACATCAACCAGGCAGGCAATGTCTATGAAGGCACTGCACTGGACCTGCAGATGGACGCCTTCAAAGGCCAGTTCGACAACGCCAACTACCGTTTTCTGGCAACCGGGGGTTATGGCGAATCCACACGCGTGGACTTTATCGACAGAGACCACGCCGTCGTCCACAACGCCACCTACACCACATGCCAGCGTGACGACGAAGCCAGCTGGACGCCGGCCTGGCAGATGAAGGCCGAAACCATAGAGATGGACATGGCCGAGGATGTAGGCGTGGCCCATAACGCGGCCCTGCAGTTCAAAGGCGTGACCATTTTGCCCGTGCCGCGCATGAGCTTTCCGCTGTCGGACAAGCGCAAGTCGGGCCTGCTGCCGCCCATGTTCGGCATGGACAAGCTGGGCGGCTTTGAACTGACCCAGCCTTATTACTGGAATATTGCCCCCAACCGCGATCTGACGGTGACCCCCACCGTGATGACCAAGCGCGGCTCCAATCTGGCCGGTCTGTTCCGCTATCTGGAACCCAGCTACTCCGGCGAAGCCTATGCCAGCTATATGCCCAAGGACAATCTGCGCGACCGTTCGCGCTGGGCGTACTCCTTGCAGCACCGCGGTACTTTCGATACCCAGCTGGGAGGACTGGGGCTGAACCTGGATCTGAACCAGGTCAGCGACAACGACTACTGGCGCGATTTCCGCTTGGCCCCGGTCAGACTGCGCCAGCGGCTGATCACAAGCACCGGCGGCCTGAGCTGGGCCAAGGGCGACGGGGTGCTGAGCCTCAATATGACGCGCTACCAGACCCTGCAAGACCCTGCGGCGCTGATTGCCCCGCCCTATAGCATGATGCCCCAGCTGCAGTACCGCTATACGCCGCTGGATCTGCCGCACGGCCTGGATTTCAGTCTGGTGGCGGACACCACGCGCTTTGAACTGCGCAACCCCCTGGCTGGCCAGCTCTTTAACAATGGCCAGCGCAGCTATTTACAGACGCAGCTGAGTCGCCCCTTTCTGTCGCCAGGAGGCTTCATCACCCCCAAGCTCATGCTGCATTCGGCTCTGTACCAGACCGACCAGTTGATGAGCAACGGCAGCAAGAACGCCAACCGCAACCTGCCCACCTTCAGCCTGGACAGCGGCTTGGTGTTCGAGCGCGACACCTCCCTGTTCGGCAGCAATCTGCTGCAGACCCTGGAGCCGCGCGCCTTCTATACCTATACACCCTACCGCGACCAGAGCATGCTGCCGCTGTATGACACGGCGCGCAACGACTTCAACTTCGCCAGCATCTTCTCGGAAAACGATTACGGCGGCCAGGATCGCATTGCAGACAACAATTTGCTGTCGCTGGGCGCAACCTCGCGCTTCATCGATCCGGACACCGGTGCCGAAAAATTCAAGCTGGCCATTGCCCAGCGCGTGCGTTTTTCCGACCAGAAGGTCGCTTTGGGCCCGGTGGCCACCAAGGGCCTGTCCGACATTCTGCTGGGTGCCAGCATCAACTGGACGGACAAATGGTCCACGGAAGCCACCACCCAGTACAACAAGGACCTGAACCGCACCGTGCGCACCACGGCCACGGCGCGATACAGCCCCAGCCCGTATAGAACTTTCAATATCGGCTACCGTACCCAACTGGATACCACGACCAAGAAGCCGACCAGCGAGTTGATCGATGTAGGCTGGCAATGGCCTATCAATGATCTCTGGGGCGATAAAGGCCGAGATCTGGGCAAGGGCCGGGGCCAGGGCGGTGGTCGCTGGTATACCGTGGGTCGCCTCAACTACAGCATCAAAGACAGACAATTGGTGGATACCGTGGTGGGCTTCGAATACGACGGTTGCTGCTGGATTGGCCGCGTGGTGCTGGAGCGCCTGCAAAGCTCGGTCGTGCAGTCCAATCTGCGCCTGCTGTTCCAGGTCGAGTTTGTGGGCTTCTCGCGCCTGAGCTTTGGTGCCGATCCCACGGCCAGCCTCAAGCGCAACGTACCCCGTTATGAATATCTGCGTGAAGCGGTCTCCCCGCCTAGCCGCTTTACCAATTACGACTGATCAAGGCTTTTTTTCATGCGTTTTTTCTCCAAGACATCGTGCGCCGCCGCTGTCGCCGTCGCCATGCTGGCCATCGGCGCTCAAGCCCAGACTATGCGTGCCCCCGGCCAGGCCAAGAAAAGCGATGCAGCGGTTTCCCGCGCCCTCGATGCCACGGCCCAGCCCGCTGCTGCGCCTTTGCGTGATGCCGGCAAAAGCGGTGTTCGCTCCGCCGACTACATCGTGGCCGTAGTGAATTCCGAGCCCATTACCAACAACGAAGTTCGCGCCCGCATGGCGCGTGTGGCGCAGAACGTGAGCGAACAAGGCGGCCAGCTGCCGCCTGATGCCATCTTGGCGCGCGAAGTGCTGGAGCGCCTGGTGGTGGAAAAAGTGCAGCTGCAGGAAGCCAAAGATTCCGGCATCAATGTCGACGACCTGACCATCAACCAGGCCATCGCCAATGTGGCCCGCCAGAACAATACCGATCATGCGGGTCTGATGGCCCGTTTGAAGTCCGAGGGCATCTCCGAAACCCAGTTCCGTAGCGAAATCCGCAACCAGATGCTGATGCAGCGCGTGAAAGAACGCGATGTGGACAATCGCGTCAAGGTCAGCGACGCTGATATCGACCGCTATCTCAAGGAACAAAAGCGCCCTGGCGATGCCCAGGCGAGCTCGGCCGTGAATCTGGGTCACATCCTGATCACCGTGCCCGAGAATGCCAGCCCCGCCGTGGTTGCCGAGCGCGAGGCCAAGGCCAGGAAGGCAGCCGAAGCTGCCACCGCCAATGCCGACTTTGCCGCCGTGGTCAAAGATTACTCGGATGTACCCAACGGCCAGGGCGGCGGCGCCATGGGCCTGCGCCCCTTGAGCGACTATCCCGAGCTGTTTGCCAAGGCAGCAGGCGCTGCGGCCACCGGCGCCGTGGTCGGCCCTATTCGCTCGGGTGCAGGCTTTCACGTGCTGAAGGTGCTGGAAAAGTCCCAGGGCGGACTGCCTGTGATGATCACGCAAAACCATGCACGCCATATTCTGCTGCTGGTGGGCGACGGCATGAATGAAGCCCAGGCCGCCAAACGCCTGGAAGACTACAAACGCCGCGTGCAAAGCGGCCAGGCCACCTTCGAGCAACTGGCTCAGGAGTTCTCCAAGGACGGCAGCGCCCGCAGCGGCGGCGATCTGGGCTGGTCCTCTCCCGGCCAATTTGTACCGGAGTTCGAACGCGTCCTGGATGCGCTGCAACCCGGCGAGATCAGCGACCCCGTGGTCTCGCGCTTTGGCGTGCACCTGATCCAGCTGGTCGAACGCCGCCAGGAAAAGCTCACCCCACGCGAGCAGCGTGAAATGGTGCGCAACGTGGTGCGCGAACGCAAGGCCGAGCAGGACTACGGTACCTGGCTCAAGGAATTGCGCGGCCGCGCCTATGTGGAATACCGCGAGGCTCCGCTGTAACAGGCAGCCCCCTAGATGACCCTGCCCTGCCGTCAATCAGCACAGCAGTGTCATGATCATCCCCATTACTTTCTAAGCGGTGCTGCGGCACCGCTTTCTCATGGCAATGAAACATATTCCCCGCAAGCGCTTTGGCCAGAACTTTCTGACCGACGGCGCCATCATTGACAGCATTGTCGACGCCATCAACCCCCAGGCGGGCGAGCCCGTGGTGGAAATCGGCCCCGGCCTGATGGCGCTGACCCAGCCCCTGGTCGAGCGCGTGGGCAAGCTCACTGTGATCGAACTCGATCGCGATCTGGCCGCACGCCTGCGCCTGCGCTCCGATCTGGATGTGGTGGAGTCGGATGTGCTCAAGGTGGACTTTCGCGCCATCGCGGCACGCCTTGGCGTGGCCAAGCTGCGCGTGGTCGGCAACCTGCCCTACAACATCTCCAGCCCCATCTTGTTTCACCTGCTGGAGCAGGTGGATGTGGTGCAGGATCAGCACTTCATGCTGCAAAAAGAGGTGATTGATCGCATGGTGGCCGATGCCGGCACGGCCGCCTATGGCCGCCTGACGGTGATGCTGCAGTGGCGCTACGCCATGGAGAGCGTGCTCTTTGTGCCGCCCGGCAGCTTCAACCCACCGCCCAAGGTCGACAGCGCCGTAGTGCGCATGATTCCGCGCCAGACCCCGGCCCAGCTCGATGCCAAGCTGCTGGAGACCATGGTGCAGGTCGCTTTCAGCCAGCGCCGCAAGATTCTGCGCAACACCCTGGGCAAATGGCTGGACGAAAAAGGCTTCAGCGGCGAATTCGATCTGCAGCGACGCGCCGAAGAAGTACCCGTGGCCGAATACGAGGCGGTAGCTGCCCAGCTATCGCAAAAATAAGAGCTGCAGGCGCTTGATACTCAAGCGTTTCAGATCTCATTCAATGCAAAACGCCCGCTAATCAAGCGGGCGTTGCTATTAATGCTGCGTGCTTACGCGCTACAGAAACGAGTAAAAGCAGCGAAAAGCCGTCTTGCGCTCGCCCCAGAACTCGGCCGTGTCGCGGAACACGTCCAGCAGCTGCTCGCGCGCCTCCTTGTCGAACTTGGGCGCCGTGGGAATCTGGTCCAGCACCACAATGAAGCCCGGCTGCTCGCCGGCCTTGTGGATGGGGTCCGTCATCACGTCATAGAGAGCATCGAAGTTCTTGCCGAAGTGCGCTGGCAGGTGGAATTGCGTGGCCAGCAGCTCCATGATGTCGGCCTTGCTCTGGGCATGAGCCAGGTTGGCATACAGAAAATGGGATCCCAGAGTCTCCGCGGCCTTTTGCAGATCGGGAATGCGATAGGCGCGAATGGACTGCACGATGTTCGGGCGAACATTGCGCAGCGGGGTTTCTGAGGCTTTACGAAGTGGCGTGTCCATCTCCGTGATTCTTTCTAAAAACATCAAAGCAGGTGGCAGATGGGGTACTGACGGCTGTTGTAAGTCAGAGGCGCGACTCGCGTCAACGTCTTCCAGCCTCTCCAGACTAGCAGCAACGGAGGGGCTCATTCGACGATCTGCTGAAAACTGTTGTAATGATCGCCGGTGTAGAAGCACGCATCGGGTCGCTGTGGCTGCTCGCCACCGCAGACTATGCGGCGTGCACCGCGATTCTTGGCCCCGGGCGTACGCACCGTGTACTCACGGTAATAGCCTCGGGATTGACGGGGAAGTATGCGCTCACGGTTACCAAAAACCGTGCCGTCCTTGTCGCTACTGAAAGGGCCGCCCTGCAGGATGCGGGCATAGGTGCTGCGGCCATCACGCGGCAAGTCGGCCAGGGCGATTGCCGCCAGGCCAGACTCCGCCGCCACGGGCTCTACAGCCTTGCGCGCCTGCGCAGCCGGGGAGGCCAACACAAAAGCAGCACCCAATACGAGTGCTAAACCGGTCTGGTACAGCTTGGCGGCAGTGGCCTTCAGCATTCAAAACACCTTTCAGAATCTCAGGGAAGGCCTGAAATTTCGACCCGTAAGTGTGACGGATAGCCCTCAAAAATGCAAGTTATGCCCAAATTTTAAGCAAAACTCCATGTGATGCCAGCCCGGCAGCCGCAAGGCTTGCCGGGCTGGCCTTGAGAGAGGCGGGTCGCTCTCAGCGACCGACGTTGGCATCCGCCACGGTCAGGGCCGTCATGTTCACAATGCGGCGCACCGTGGTGCTGGGAGTCAGCACGTGCACGGGCTTGGCCGCACCCAACAGGACCGGGCCGACCGCAATGCCGCCGCCCGCCGCCTGCTTGAGCAGGTTGTAGCTGATGTTGGCCGCATCGATATTGGGCGAGACCAGCAAGTTGGCATCACCGAGCAGCGTGCTGTTGGGCATGAGCTTGGCGCGGGCCTTGCCGTCCAGGGCCACATCGCCGTGCATTTCGCCATCCACTTCCAGCCAGGGTGCCTGCTCGCGCAGCAGTTCCAGGGTCCGGCGCATCTTGATGGCGCTGGGCTGGTTGCTGGAGCCGAAGTTGGAGTGGCTCAGCAGCGCGGCCTTGGGCTTGATACCGAAGCGCATCATTTCCTCGGCGGCCATGATGGTGATCTCGGCCAGTTGCTCGGCGGTCGGGTCGTAGTTGACGTGGGTGTCCACCAGGAAGACCTGGCGCTCGGGCAGCAGCAGACCGTTCATGCAGGCATAGGTGGTCACGCCGCTGCGGCGGCCGATGACCTGATCGATATAGTTCAGGTGCACATTGGTGTTGTTCCAGGTGCCACAGATCAGGCCATCGACCTCGCCCTTGTGCAGCAGCATGGAGCCGATCAGCGTCAGGCGGCGGCGCATCTCGATCTTGGCGATCGGAGCGGTAATGCCCTTGCGCTCCGTCATGCGGTGGTAGCTCTGCCAGAAGTCGCGGTAGCGCTCGTCATGCTCGACGTTGACCACATCGTAGTCGCGCCCTTCCTGCAGACGCAGGCCGAACTTCTCTACACGCTGGGCAATGATGCCGGGGCGACCGATCAGCGTGGGGCGGGCAATGCGCTCGTCCACCACGATTTGCGCAGCGCGCAAGATGCGCTCTTCCTCGCCTTCGGCGTAGGCAATGCGCTTCTTGGACGCCTTCTTGGCGGCCATGACGATGGGCTTCATCATGGTGCCGGAAGCGTAGACAAAGGTCTTCAGATGCTCGCGGTAGGCATCCATGTCCTCGATGGGGCGCTTGGCCACACCGGCAGCAGCCGCAGCCTCGGCCACGGCAGGCGCCACGATCAGCATCAGGCGCGGATCGAAGGGCTTGGGAATCAGGTACTCGGGGCCGAAGCTCAGCTCTTCGCCCACATAGGCGGCTGCCACTTCTTCGCTCTGCTCGGCCTGTGCCAGCGCGGCAATCGCGTGCACGCAGGCAATTTCCATCGAGGTGGTGATGGTGGTGGCACCGCAATCGAGCGCACCGCGGAAGATATAGGGGAAGCACAGGACGTTGTTGACCTGGTTCGGGTAGTCCGTGCGGCCCGTGGCGATGATGGCATCGTCGCGCACTGCCTTTACATCTTCG
Protein-coding sequences here:
- a CDS encoding LPS-assembly protein LptD, with the protein product MARPVIRPLAWAVALAWSGAGMSAYAQEAAPSAQPPQVSQVTKAPAAPSTASDGLAPLELKSSNLLQETYSKEVQDQQPTYIKGDALSGQPDIKASVTGEAEIRRGDTMIRAERLDYAVPDDRVNAVGSVHINQAGNVYEGTALDLQMDAFKGQFDNANYRFLATGGYGESTRVDFIDRDHAVVHNATYTTCQRDDEASWTPAWQMKAETIEMDMAEDVGVAHNAALQFKGVTILPVPRMSFPLSDKRKSGLLPPMFGMDKLGGFELTQPYYWNIAPNRDLTVTPTVMTKRGSNLAGLFRYLEPSYSGEAYASYMPKDNLRDRSRWAYSLQHRGTFDTQLGGLGLNLDLNQVSDNDYWRDFRLAPVRLRQRLITSTGGLSWAKGDGVLSLNMTRYQTLQDPAALIAPPYSMMPQLQYRYTPLDLPHGLDFSLVADTTRFELRNPLAGQLFNNGQRSYLQTQLSRPFLSPGGFITPKLMLHSALYQTDQLMSNGSKNANRNLPTFSLDSGLVFERDTSLFGSNLLQTLEPRAFYTYTPYRDQSMLPLYDTARNDFNFASIFSENDYGGQDRIADNNLLSLGATSRFIDPDTGAEKFKLAIAQRVRFSDQKVALGPVATKGLSDILLGASINWTDKWSTEATTQYNKDLNRTVRTTATARYSPSPYRTFNIGYRTQLDTTTKKPTSELIDVGWQWPINDLWGDKGRDLGKGRGQGGGRWYTVGRLNYSIKDRQLVDTVVGFEYDGCCWIGRVVLERLQSSVVQSNLRLLFQVEFVGFSRLSFGADPTASLKRNVPRYEYLREAVSPPSRFTNYD
- a CDS encoding peptidylprolyl isomerase, translated to MRFFSKTSCAAAVAVAMLAIGAQAQTMRAPGQAKKSDAAVSRALDATAQPAAAPLRDAGKSGVRSADYIVAVVNSEPITNNEVRARMARVAQNVSEQGGQLPPDAILAREVLERLVVEKVQLQEAKDSGINVDDLTINQAIANVARQNNTDHAGLMARLKSEGISETQFRSEIRNQMLMQRVKERDVDNRVKVSDADIDRYLKEQKRPGDAQASSAVNLGHILITVPENASPAVVAEREAKARKAAEAATANADFAAVVKDYSDVPNGQGGGAMGLRPLSDYPELFAKAAGAAATGAVVGPIRSGAGFHVLKVLEKSQGGLPVMITQNHARHILLLVGDGMNEAQAAKRLEDYKRRVQSGQATFEQLAQEFSKDGSARSGGDLGWSSPGQFVPEFERVLDALQPGEISDPVVSRFGVHLIQLVERRQEKLTPREQREMVRNVVRERKAEQDYGTWLKELRGRAYVEYREAPL
- the rsmA gene encoding 16S rRNA (adenine(1518)-N(6)/adenine(1519)-N(6))-dimethyltransferase RsmA codes for the protein MKHIPRKRFGQNFLTDGAIIDSIVDAINPQAGEPVVEIGPGLMALTQPLVERVGKLTVIELDRDLAARLRLRSDLDVVESDVLKVDFRAIAARLGVAKLRVVGNLPYNISSPILFHLLEQVDVVQDQHFMLQKEVIDRMVADAGTAAYGRLTVMLQWRYAMESVLFVPPGSFNPPPKVDSAVVRMIPRQTPAQLDAKLLETMVQVAFSQRRKILRNTLGKWLDEKGFSGEFDLQRRAEEVPVAEYEAVAAQLSQK
- a CDS encoding barstar family protein → MDTPLRKASETPLRNVRPNIVQSIRAYRIPDLQKAAETLGSHFLYANLAHAQSKADIMELLATQFHLPAHFGKNFDALYDVMTDPIHKAGEQPGFIVVLDQIPTAPKFDKEAREQLLDVFRDTAEFWGERKTAFRCFYSFL
- a CDS encoding ribonuclease domain-containing protein yields the protein MLKATAAKLYQTGLALVLGAAFVLASPAAQARKAVEPVAAESGLAAIALADLPRDGRSTYARILQGGPFSSDKDGTVFGNRERILPRQSRGYYREYTVRTPGAKNRGARRIVCGGEQPQRPDACFYTGDHYNSFQQIVE
- a CDS encoding NADP-dependent malic enzyme; amino-acid sequence: MSDTKPITSIDKRALLRQSALEYHEFPKPGKVAIMATKPMANQHDLALAYSPGVAAPCEEIVKDPAAAYKYTSRGNLVGVISNGTAVLGLGDIGALASKPVMEGKGVLFKKFAGVDVFDIEIDEKDPQKLVDVIAALEPTFGAINLEDIKAPECFFVERELRKRMNIPVFHDDQHGTAITVAAAMVNALKVAGKKIEEIKLVSSGAGAAALACLNLLLEVGLKRENVFVTDIAGVVYEGRTELMDPDKALFAQNTPLRTLGEVIEGADAFLGLSAGNVLKQDMVKKMAAKPIIFALANPNPEIIPEDVKAVRDDAIIATGRTDYPNQVNNVLCFPYIFRGALDCGATTITTSMEIACVHAIAALAQAEQSEEVAAAYVGEELSFGPEYLIPKPFDPRLMLIVAPAVAEAAAAAGVAKRPIEDMDAYREHLKTFVYASGTMMKPIVMAAKKASKKRIAYAEGEEERILRAAQIVVDERIARPTLIGRPGIIAQRVEKFGLRLQEGRDYDVVNVEHDERYRDFWQSYHRMTERKGITAPIAKIEMRRRLTLIGSMLLHKGEVDGLICGTWNNTNVHLNYIDQVIGRRSGVTTYACMNGLLLPERQVFLVDTHVNYDPTAEQLAEITIMAAEEMMRFGIKPKAALLSHSNFGSSNQPSAIKMRRTLELLREQAPWLEVDGEMHGDVALDGKARAKLMPNSTLLGDANLLVSPNIDAANISYNLLKQAAGGGIAVGPVLLGAAKPVHVLTPSTTVRRIVNMTALTVADANVGR